The following proteins come from a genomic window of Miscanthus floridulus cultivar M001 chromosome 2, ASM1932011v1, whole genome shotgun sequence:
- the LOC136537842 gene encoding pentatricopeptide repeat-containing protein At3g29230-like, whose translation MHPLTLSSTALLRLIKSLSPAAGPRAHLAAAAIHGLLFKEGFLHAGAHLPTALLSAYAALGRPRHARDLFDEMPDPGLVTRTAMARAHAASGQAAQALAVFGDMLADGVLPDNVALAVALAACHGAGSFPAAGMSAARRPGKMVHAVIVTSGIVPDVFVSTELIRVYGEYGELSVSRRLFDAMPVRSTVSWNAMVHQYIRHSNIDNAYELFLAMPRRDVVSWNTVIAGYCLVGRCMEALELFRQMTSPSSCPVHPNGPTMSTVLAACAGAGCLETGIWVHAHIDRNRMNDDGSLDRSLIDMYAKCGSIEKALQVFEKAPGKRDLYSWTTVICGLAMHGKAADALRMFGMMQDNGLRPDDVTLVGVLNACAHGGLVDEGLRHFYSLEKYAITPKIEHYGCVIDLLGRVGRLEEAYIIIRTMRMKPNAVIWGAFLNACKVHSNVELGEIAAAELTRLDPDDPWAKVMLSSLYAKAQDWSSLARERREMNSLQMKKTPGCSSIELDGEVHEFVAGSFQHPQHGEICTVLENVEAQTLAG comes from the coding sequence ATGCATCCCCTCACGCTCTCCTCCACCGCGCTCCTCCGCCTAATCAAGTCGCTCTCGCCGGCGGCGGGGCCGAGGGCCCACCTTGCGGCCGCGGCGATCCACGGCCTCCTCTTCAAGGAAGGGTTCCTCCACGCCGGGGCGCACCTCCCCACGGCGCTGCTCTCGGCCTACGCAGCGCTCGGGAGGCCGCGCCACGCGCGGGACCTGTTCGACGAGATGCCCGACCCGGGCCTCGTCACCCGCACGGCCATGGCGCGCGCGCACGCGGCGTCCGGTCAGGCGGCCCAGGCGCTCGCCGTGTTCGGGGACATGCTCGCGGACGGCGTCCTCCCTGACAACGTGGCCCTGGCGGTCGCTCTCGCGGCCTGCCATGGGGCAGGCTCGTTCCCCGCAGCGGGGATGTCGGCGGCCAGGAGACCTGGGAAGATGGTTCATGCCGTCATTGTGACAAGCGGCATTGTCCCGGATGTGTTTGTCTCCACTGAGCTGATCAGGGTGTACGGAGAGTACGGCGAGCTGTCTGTCTCCCGGAGGTTGTTTGATGCGATGCCGGTGAGGAGCACAGTTTCGTGGAACGCCATGGTGCATCAGTATATCAGGCATAGTAATATTGACAATGCCTACGAGCTGTTCCTTGCAATGCCAAGGAGGGATGTAGTGTCATGGAACACGGTGATTGCTGGGTACTGCCTCGTTGGCCGATGTATGGAGGCCCTAGAACTGTTCCGTCAGATGACATCGCCATCTTCATGTCCAGTGCATCCAAATGGACCTACAATGAGCACTGTCCTTGCTGCTTGCGCGGGTGCAGGTTGTTTAGAGACTGGGATTTGGGTCCATGCGCACATTGACAGGAATCGCATGAATGACGATGGCTCATTGGATCGGTCCTTGATAGATATGTACGCCAAGTGTGGAAGCATTGAAAAGGCCCTTCAGGTGTTTGAAAAGGCACCTGGGAAGAGGGATCTGTACTCATGGACGACCGTGATTTGTGGACTGGCAATGCACGGTAAGGCTGCTGATGCTCTAAGAATGTTTGGCATGATGCAAGACAATGGTCTACGACCAGATGATGTTACTCTTGTTGGGGTCCTTAATGCTTGCGCACATGGTGGACTTGTAGATGAAGGCCTTCGCCACTTCTACTCCTTAGAGAAGTATGCAATCACACCCAAAATTGAACACTATGGATGTGTCATCGATCTTCTTGGTCGTGTTGGGCGATTGGAAGAAGCATACATCATTATCAGGACCATGCGGATGAAGCCTAATGCAGTAATCTGGGGCGCATTCTTGAATGCATGCAAAGTTCACAGCAACGTGGAGCTTGGCGAGATTGCAGCAGCTGAACTCACCAGGTTAGATCCAGATGACCCCTGGGCAAAGGTGATGCTGTCCAGCTTGTATGCAAAAGCGCAGGACTGGAGCAGTCTAGCCAGGGAGAGGAGGGAGATGAACAGCTTGCAGATGAAGAAAACACCAGGGTGTAGCTCAATTGAGCTTGATGGAGAGGTGCATGAGTTTGTTGCTGGTAGTTTTCAGCATCCTCAGCATGGTGAAATTTGCACTGTACTAGAGAACGTCGAAGCACAAACACTTGCTGGCTAA
- the LOC136537843 gene encoding AAA-ATPase At3g28580-like, translating into MEAAAPAGSSMLSGLSSGVVLSLIAVLWTVVWQNLQHLQLQQFFARHLSRHARRLAAMVDPYLSVTIAEYEGRRMKRSDAYEEVKAYLSDASARGVRHLRAEGAKDADKLVLSMSDGEEVEDEFQGAKVFWEAYSKQPPRSDGAAAFWGGGGAQEERRFYRLYFLERHRSLVLDTYLPRVRQLGRAVMVKNRQRKLFTNISTSQWSHVAFEHPKTFATLAMDPVEKKRITDDLNMFKNGKDYYARVGKAWKRGYLLYGPPGTGKSAMIAAMANYLDYDIYDIELTSVHSNTDLRKLFIETTSKSIIVIEDIDCSLNLTSARKKKEAAEEDDKKDKKDGGPFRPGEKKDTSSKVTLSGLLNFIDGLWSACGGERIIVFTTNHVEKLDPALIRRGRMDKHIEMSYCCFEAFKFLAKTYLDVDSHPLFDAVGELLREVQMTPADVAENLTPKSLDDGPDSCLADLVKALEEAKEKKASGGDEQDLQEEEQ; encoded by the coding sequence ATGgaagcagcagcaccagcaggGTCGTCGATGCTGAGCGGGCTCAGCTCCGGCGTGGTGCTGAGCCTGATCGCCGTGCTGTGGACGGTGGTATGGCAGAACCTGCAGCACCTGCAGCTGCAGCAGTTCTTCGCGCGGCACCTGAGCCGGCACGCTCGGCGGCTGGCGGCGATGGTGGACCCGTACCTGTCGGTGACCATCGCCGAGTACGAGGGCCGGCGGATGAAGCGCAGCGACGCGTACGAGGAGGTCAAGGCCTACCTAAGCGACGCCAGCGCCCGCGGCGTGCGCCACCTCCGCGCCGAGGGAGCCAAGGACGCCGACAAGCTCGTGCTCAGCATGTCGGACGGCGAGGAGGTGGAGGACGAGTTCCAGGGCGCCAAGGTCTTCTGGGAGGCCTACTCCAAGCAGCCGCCGCGCTCGGACGGCGCCGCGGCGTtttggggcggcggcggcgcgcaggAGGAGCGCCGCTTCTACCGCCTCTACTTCCTGGAGCGCCACCGGTCGCTGGTGCTGGACACCTACCTCCCGCGCGTTCGCCAGCTGGGCCGCGCTGTCATGGTGAAGAACCGCCAGCGGAAGCTCTTCACCAACATCTCCACCAGCCAGTGGAGCCACGTGGCGTTCGAGCACCCCAAGACGTTCGCCACGCTCGCCATGGACCCCGTCGAGAAGAAGAGGATCACGGACGACCTCAACATGTTCAAGAACGGGAAGGACTACTACGCGCGCGTCGGCAAGGCGTGGAAGCGCGGGTACCTCCTGTACGGCCCCCCCGGAACGGGGAAGTCGGCCATGATCGCCGCCATGGCCAACTACCTCGACTACGACATCTACGACATCGAGCTCACGTCCGTGCACTCCAACACCGACCTCCGCAAGCTCTTCATCGAGACCACCAGCAAGTCCATCATCGTCATCGAGGACATCGACTGCTCCCTCAACCTCACCAGCGCGCGCAAGaagaaggaggcggcggaggaggacgacaagaaggacaagaaggacggCGGCCCCTTCAGGCCCGGTGAGAAAAAGGACACCAGCAGCAAGGTGACGCTGTCGGGCCTGCTCAACTTCATCGACGGGCTGTGGTCGGCGTGCGGCGGCGAGCGGATCATCGTGTTCACCACCAACCACGTCGAGAAGCTGGACCCGGCGCTCATCCGGAGGGGCCGCATGGACAAGCACATCGAGATGTCCTACTGCTGCTTCGAGGCCTTCAAGTTCCTGGCCAAGACGTACCTCGACGTGGACTCGCACCCGCTGTTCGACGCCGTCGGCGAGCTGCTCCGGGAGGTGCAGATGACGCCAGCCGACGTCGCCGAGAATTTGACGCCCAAGAGCCTCGACGACGGGCCGGACTCGTGCCTCGCGGACTTGGTGAAGGCGCTGGAAGAGGCCAAGGAGAAGAAGGCGAGCGGAGGGGATGAACAGGACCTGCAAGAGGAGGAGCAGTAA